The genomic window TATATTcgtttctttgattttcttatcTCTTTTCTGTTAATGCTTATTATTCACTTGCAATGTGTCAAACACTTCTCTGAACATCTTTCATCAGGCTGTTTTTTTTCCCCGAAGGGAAACTGTTGTAAAGCAGTACAATCTAATACATGTTCTCACTGCATGGTCTCTGTGTCAGATATTTGTTTCAGCATCTCCTAAATTTGTCCTCTTGTATTCAGCATTTCTGTGCTTCTCACAGGTGCCTGTGAGATTGAGATAGAAGAATTCGCAAACGATCTTTATTTCATAGATGGTTGGCTGCTTTGTTCAAAATCACATTTgtccatttatatattttctgttatttttctctttctcttttgttgatgtgattttGATGTGACAAACAAACTTGTCCCCCACGTTCCATTGTGAGATGTGGTACATACAGTTCTGATGGCATTGTTTGGAGAAGGTGACATTCTTTTTAGTAGAGATGCTTATACCCATTCTGGTTGTAGCTCTTGTCATGagtcactgtggttcaattacTGATGCCTGTCAGGCAGCACACTGAAAATACAGTGACTATTTAGGGGGAAGGGTTATGGTGCTCACCGGGGATAGCAGGGTGAGGGTTGCATGCTGTAGTTGCACTCTCCACACACTAGATGTAGTATGGTTTGAAATTGCTTGTGGTTGCTCAGAGTCAGAGAGCAGAGCTACCAGGCAGAGAAAAGCAGCATTTTCAGAATCCTGGTGTATTTGGTAACACAGGGTATCAAACATATGGCCTCAGGCTTATAAGGCTTGTGTTGTagtcactgagctatctcccagtcTCCACATTTCTATTATATCTTGTATTAGATGTTCTTAAGATGACTCTGTccaataatattttctcataGCTACTAAACGATTGAAAacagtagaaaataaaatcaggagcAGATTAACTAAGACAATAAAAGCATCTCAGTCTTAGGCCTCACTGCATATCATTATTGATTTTTTGACTGCCATGTATAATAAGTTAAtgcattgcttttttttaagtaaacagattttatttagaggcttttgaggatTGGACGAAGggataagaaagggagagagagggaatcgtaacgcattcaagagagaacgctggcttctccaagggtggaggaagattctgcacataaccgagctttagacacaaaagtataaaagcattgaagtacacatctcaagaggggagatgagggcgacACGTGTGCTTGGGTgatacatgtgctcggccatgcggcgcaagcagcacatgggctcaggcagcatatgcgccaaatTAATTTATTGCTGTAAAGGGCTATCAAAACCTGCTTAGGTTCattaaccttttctttttttaagttattgtaAACCTATTTGTTTACACTTTATTTTACCCTTGGTGGAAGGTGAGATTAAACTTGTAAGTGGTCAAGTCTTAAAATATCTATGACCAACcgtaaatttaatttataaacaaatgtaaactttaaaatgataatttgaaaaatgttaaatTGATCTGGAGCTTTTGGAAATTTCCCAGTAAGTATGATACAAAGTGATATTAACTTCATGAGCATACTGCatgaaagtgatattttaaattggTGAGTGAAATGGTGCCTCAGTTTAAATAGCATGTTAGCATTTATGCTTTTAATTTCTTGGGGAAATCTTTAGCATTTAATAAGATTCTCTACataatgattttcattttgtaaGTAATGGTTTATACAAGATTCATATGTCATAGTTGCCTCAAACAAACTTTGTTAACTGATTCTTGAAAGCCTTGGGAAAATCCTGCCATATTTTTCTTACTTCTCCTACCTGCTTTATATTCTCTCCCtttcaagaatattttttcatgttcctgtgAAGATTATATTCCAAATGTCCTTTCATTTTAGTTTAATCAGTTTTCTTCACAGCTTCTGAACTTTATGTAGCTCCTGAAAGTGTCTGAGTCACATTCACTTGCATATCAGACTTGGATTAGGACCCAGAATTTACGTTTTGGAAGATACCTTGTAATTATGAGAACAACACCATAAAATGGGATAATTTCTCCAATAATGATGATCTGTTTCAATGATTCCATTTTTCTACGAGTTTTGTTGTTTCACCTTCTAGTCACGGTGGAAGACAGTGTTTAATGTCACTTGTTATTCTAAACACATACTCCACCTTTACCCAGACAAAAACAATTAGGATCATAAGAAAAAAGcacataatttttctcatttgtggaatatgaatatATACAGTAAGGGAATTAAAAACTGGTCAATAATATCGAAACCCGAGAGTCAGCCTTATAGACATGAGTTTGCAATGGGTGGGTCCCTGTGCATGGGCCTAGGCAACTTAGAAAATAGTGCTCAAGAGATgttgacactctggtggtggttgTGGAATAATTGCATGCCTGAATCTTTACTGTACCCAGTGATAATCATACAAAACTGAGGAAAAATGAATGATTCTAAGAATCGGGATCAGAGAGCAGTACTGAAGACAAGGAATAAAACCCATGCTGGCATCAAAATTTTCATAAACacactttttcaaataaaattaaaaaatttaaaattttttagggATCTTTTGAACCAAAATATTgattatagtttaatttttattataataattattctaTAGAATActtaaaatgattaatatgatGCATATTATTGAATATActcatatgtgcacatataaatatttatatatactacataatcaatatttatgtaaataaaaaatagcttAGTATTTACAGAGTCAATTAAGTAAGGAAATGAGGTCTTttagaaacaaatattaaaagagaTGGGGGTAGACCAATGTAAGCTGTAGTGATAAGCGAGTACAATTGAAGTGTGTCCAACTCTTTACATGAATTCATGAGACTGTGGCTGCTTTACCTTGCTCAAGTAAGGCATAAGTTTCAGTTTCAATGTGACAATACATGTTGTATTCCCAGGTGTTTTGAATACGAAACATAATTTGATGCAgttatgcactgcactgtagtcctgttgttccactgttcatcgatttgctggagagggcaccagtaacatctccactgtgagaattgttattactgtttttagcatattgactatgccacaggttgcttgccaggctctgccgtgggggtggtttactctcggtagcttgccaggctctcagagacgGAGggagaatcgaacctgagtcgaacacgtgtcaggcaaatgccctacccactgtgttatcactccagtccaattataaataaaattatttctaaactttgctatattctttttattatgcaaatgaaaccatatttattttgtatctttctctctttgtgtaCTCATTTCTTACATCGAGTATTTTTAATGGAGTCTATAGTCAATATATTCCATAGCATAAGCCTTAGAGATATCTGTGGGGACTTGACTCCGCAGAAAGTTAAACAAAAGCAAaggtaaataaacaaaactacaaCAAACGAAAAAGCTTCTATAGAGTCTAAGAAAATCACCAAATTGAAAGACATCCtactaaataaaagaaacaaattgtGCATCACATGTCTATCGACAGGTTAATACACAGAAAATAGGAAGAACACAAATAAATAAGTCAACAATGAATTTAGAAGCCCAATTTTAAAATGGACAGATAATTTGAATATGTGTCTCTTCAGACAAGATGGCCAATGAGCACAAGGAAAATTTTTCAGTGTCACTTATTTGGTATatacaaattaaaactataattagTTCTTAACTTATACCTGTGATAATAACCAATAtctaaaagattaataaaaaggGTTATTTATATACTGTtggtatacatacatatttatgtatccTCTATGAAAATATGTGTTAAGATTCTTCAAAGTGTTAAAAATATTGCTAACAGTATGATTCACACTGTTCCATATCTAGGTATTTATCCAAAGAATGTCAAGGTAATAATGTGCATTGACTGCAACATTGATTTTAGAAGTTGTCAAGACAttgaaacaacctaagtgtctaTCAACAGATTGCTGGATAAAGTAAACAGTGGTATTTAAACGGAATGGAATGTTATCTGTCTATAAAATGTCAAATATTGCCATTTGTAATAACATTGATGTAATTGTGTTGATGATATTtagttaaataagtcagaaaggaaaagataaaaactgatTATTACACTCAGAGGTAGGAAAACAAATTGGTaggcaaataaaacagaaaaaatcctGCAGCTTGAATAAGCAGCTACCTAAAGGGAAAGTGCAGAATATGTAGGAGAACAAGGTAGAGGGGCTAAATTTGATAAGGTGAACGTTACTCACGATTTGCGCACAAGCAAGTTGTGCTAAATATGCTTATCAAAGGATAAAACTGTACTACTTACACGTACGTAGTTAGGTAAACTAATGGTAGCactgtgtagcactgttgtctcattgttcatcgatttgctcgagagggcaccagtaatgcctccattgtgagacttgttgttactgtttttggcatatccaatatgtgcgggtgggatactctcggtagcttgccaggtgccctgagagggatggaggaatcgaatctgggtcaggaggaatcgaacccgggtcatctgcatgcaaggtaaaagccctacctgccatgctatataaatgaaaaatttttaacttaaaagctAACAAAGAgacatgtattaaaatatttttatagtaggTTTCCAGATCAGAAATTTGTGCACTTATTGTAAAAGTCAAATGATTAAAAAGTAAGAAGAATGTggaaatatgtaatatttttactTGAGAATTTTTCAGTTCTTTCAATACAATATTTATAAggataataaaattcatttccaCAAATGACTACAGTTACATAAGATAAATTAGAAGTTATAATGTTCTTAATAGTGATAACATAACCATTTTTATGCATGAGGAATGTTCCACACATAATTGTGCTATTTTAATATGgtcatattattataaataaacttataaaatatttctgtatatttatttaaagaaaatgtctgATCAGTAAAATCATTTGTTGGTAGTTTCTATTTCTAATATAATGTAAGATTCACAAGTGATATAAAAGtgaatgagaataaaaattaaaatgaatgttcTTATTTATTCTCCTGAAGAACATAGttgggagaaaaacaaatatatacatcaGATAATACTAATGAAAAGCATATACACAGATTCAATGAACACAGTAATTCATAAAAAAGGAGAGTACAAAAAATACTGTTAtattatactgttttatttttttagtacaAGTGTAGTTCTATTTGCATGGTCTGTTAAATACATGAACCACTGTAGATACATAAAATTTATCAAcataattttgaattaataatattcactGAGAAagtttataatttgattttttagaaattaaataattataatatgaaGTTATATAATGATGTGCATAATCATTACTGCTCCAAAGACTGGATAGTCCTGATTCTGAAAATGACCAACTCAAGGTACCTTCATGGTATGACATTCTTACTTAGTTGCTGTAATGACTGGCTGAGTTTAACCACTCTGAACTGAGTAActaattgaattttcttttggaaaaagttGCATTACAAGTAAATGATCTCAGCAATCTCTCCTGTCTTGGATACATAGTCTGTCcttgatttcagttttctttcattgttgaatccatttttaagttatattttctaTCTGTACTTGATATCCTGTGTAGAgacttttttgaaaaatacataaattaagtGAATGAATcatcaattaattttaaagtatcaattaatcaattaaaaattaatcatcaattaattttaatgtcATTCTTTAAATGACAATCTTAAAATTCTTGATTCAGCACTTGTCAGCTggtaaaaaataatgtatttttttggaCCACGTTTACTTGATAGGAAGGATATTACTCAATAAAAGGGTGGCTATTTATGGTGTAAGTTACCATTACTGTAAAATGTAATGAAATTGCTGTCCAGTTAATAGACTTATCTAAGCTTATTCTGAACAGCATTTGTGGAcctgcaaatcaaaacacaagACAAGGCAAACTCACAAATAAGTGAGTTTGACCTTTTTCAGCCAGATGCCAACAGTTGTCTAAGAAGCTCTGTATCACATCTGTATATGAATATCACTGAAGCAGAATAAACTAAGCCAGACATTGAGCCACTGAAgactaataaaaggaaaaatagaaggaatctacaaagtttttatgtattttctcaattttttgcAAAAACACTACTAAATTAGGGTTATTAGCCGGAGAATAACAATGAAGCTCAGAGGATACTAAGCAATACAAGATCACAGTGTTTAATGACAGTTTTTATTCCATTTCAAGCATTTCTAATTCTGATGGTATACTATTTCCACTGTACATGGACTTTAATGATATTCTCAATTGAATACAAATTGAATCTTAGGTCAAAACTGAAGTTTAATGTAATTTTCATTAGAAAATCTTACATATCTGTTAgtttttttctcatcatttttattatgattcTATTTCAATTTCACAAATCTCAAGCCAGGAACTACTCTGGGAGCAGATGTATTGTTGAGGAATTCTCTTTAAAGACTCCACCAGTGATAATTAATTTGATGGCTTTTCGAAACCAAGGGTAAAAGAATGCATAAATTAAAGGGTTCATTGCTGAGTTGTAGTAACAAAACCAAATCAGGATCTCATAAATATATGTGGGCGTGATGAAACCTAAGAAGGCATCAATTACCGAATCAATGAAATAGGGCAACCATGTAATCAGAAAGGCCATCACTGCAATTCCCAGTGTTTTGGctgcttttctttccctcttggcCACTCTTTCTTTGTAGCTCTCTGAGGCTGTCTCAGTCTTACTGCTCATGCTTTCAATTTTTCTAGCCTGCTCTTTAGCAATGAGGAAGATTCTGGAGTAAATGATTATCATCACAAGTGTGGGGACAATAAATACTAGAAAATCTACCAATACCCAGTTTTGATTCACTGCAACTTGACAGCCTCCTACACAAGTGAGAGCACTTACTAGTTCCTCCAATCCAGCACTGTTTCCACCTGagccaaaaagggaaaaactgTAAGTAATGGaaaagagccaagagaaaccaaTACATAAGCTAGACATAGATGTTGTGAACCTGGTTGGATAGGCCAGAGGGTCAGTGACAGCAATGTATCTATCCACAGAAATAAAACACAAGTGGTAGAGGGAGGCATAACAGAACGACCCTTCAAAGCAGGAGTGAAATTTACAGTATCTCTCTCCAAAGTACCAGCAGCTCTCCACAGACCTCACCGTGCTGAAGGGCATCACAGTCACTCCCACCAGGAAGTCCGTGCAGGCCAGAGAGGCGACCAGAAAGTTGGCTGGAGAATGTAGCTGCTTGAAGTGAAAAATCGAAATCATTACCATGAGGTTTCCAAATATGGTCAGCACAACGCCAAAGCCAAATACTGCATAGAGAAGCAGGCGGGGGCCGGGTGAGTAGGAGGTTTTGATACAGGATCCATTGAGGTTCTCATAGCACAGCTCCACAGCCGCAGGAGAGGGAGAATCACCGCTCATGACTCTCAGTGTGGGTACCTGGAGAAACTTATCCTTTGTGGCCAATATGTCCTTCCAATTTTCATAAGCCCTTTGAAAATGATATACACAGTATGTCAGTAATTACTGGTGCTTTTCTAGTCCTACTTCTCTGTAAATACAATTTTCCGTTTCATGTTCGGAAAGTGAGTTATCTCATTGCAAAatatagtgttttttaaaatgagaagtcAATTTTCATCATTACCTAGAAAATACTCACAATCTAATTTAAATATTACCATTCTTTCCCTTATCTCAGACTTCTTACCTGAGAAGCGTTCATCGAGGGTCTAGTATATGATGCACAAATCTGTGCTTTATTACTTCCTTTCATAATTATCAGAGAACTCGGATGGTGCAACAAAGAATTTGTCCCCTAAGGAATGTCGCTGATAATTACAAATTACCCAAACACCTTAAGTTTGAATCCCAGTAGCACATGGTGTGAGAAGAAGTAAGCTTATTAATGATAGAAATTTTACGCTCATCTTGTTTCATGATGATACCTTCATAATAAAAGTAGggaaaatttaacaataaaaatgtacATCAAAATTAGAAATGTGCAGTGTACTTCTCTTTAGGAATCTTTGAATATTtcaaaagttaaattatttaCCGTACTAAATATTGGGAACTGGACTTTTATTTAGTAAGAAAATTCACTTCATTAACTGTTACCAAAGTTAATTCAGGTATTTCTGTATTCTATACATATTGGTTGTGTTTAAAAATTAACTACCAAGTAACATATTAATGATgtcagaaaagaatatttacaaatgtggatatttttatattatgactTCATTTCACCATTGACAAATTGTCTTATCTATATGAATTTCTACAATAGAAACATATTTAGGTTACCCTAACTTATTAACTGCTTGATTGATACTTTTATAAGATTCCTAACTCCTGCCTACATGTATGAGATTCTTCTTTGTTGTGCTTATTATAACTCTACTTTGAACCCTGTAATGTATGCTCTATTTTATCCATGGTTTAAGGAAGCCATTAAAGTTATTGTGTGTGGCATGATCTTCAGGAACTATTAAGCAACAGTGATTTGTCTGCCAGGCAAATATAAGCACTCATTTAGGAAGTTGAAGGTTTCTTTATAATTACAAAtggaaagacattttaaaaatcaactaagACTGTTAATGAAGAAACTAAGTACTTCTCAAATTAAATAGGATTTATCaacttttttccagtttttaaagaGTTCTATTCTCTTGttactacttaaaaataattattgataaaTGAATATTAATTCCTCTTGTTAGCTGTTGAGCTAACTTACTTTGTGCATCCttttctctgctctgctcttAAAGTCAATTGACTCTCTTCTTTGCACACTGAAAATATATTcgtttctttgatttccttatcTCTTCTCTGTTAATGCTTATTATTCACTTGCAATGTGTCAAACACTTCTCTGAACATCTTTAtcaggctgtttttttttcccccaagggaAACTGTTGTAAAGCAGTACAATCTAATATATGTCCTCATTGCATGGTCTCTGTGTCAGACATTTGTTTCAGCATATCCTAAATTTGTCCTCTTGTATTTAGCATTTCTGTGCTTCTCACAGGTGCCTGTGAGATTGAGATAGAAGAATTCGCAAACAATCTTTGTTTCATAGATGGTTGGCTGCTTTGTTCAAAATCACATTTGTCCATTTAtatcatttctgttatttttctctttctcttcctttttttgatGTGATTTTGATGTGACAAACAAACCTGTCCCCCacgttccattgtgagacttaacaCAGTTCTGATGGCATTGTTTGGAGGAGGTGACATTCCTTTTAGTAGAGATGCTTATACCCATTCTGGTTGTAGCTCTTGTCATGagtcactgtggttcaattacTGATGCCTGTCAGGCAGCACACTGAAAATACAGTGACTATTTAGGGGGAAGGGTTATGGTGCTCACCGGGGATAGCAGGGTGAGGGTTGCATGCTGTAGTTGCACTCTCCACACACTAGATGTAGTATGGTTTGAAATTGCTTGTGGTTGCTCAGAGTCAGAGAGCAGAGCTACCAGGCAGAGAAAAGCAGCATTTTCAGAATCCTGGTGTATTTGGTAACACAGGGTATCAAACATATGGCCTCAGGCTTATAAGGCTTGTGTTGTagtcactgagctatctcccagtcTCCACATTTCTATTATATCTTGCATTAGATGTTCTTAAGATGACTCTGTccaataatattttctcataGCTACTAAACGATTGAaaatagtagaaaataaaatcaggagcAGATTAACTAAGACAATAAAAGCATCTCAGTCTTAGGCCTCACTGCATATCATTATTGATTTTATGACTGCCGTgtataataaattcatttattgctttatttttaacctaGCATATTATTTTGAGGCTTTTGAGTATAGGAGGAAGGGactagaaagggagagagagggaagagtaacgcgttcaagagagaacacgggcttctccaagggtggaagaagcccctacacataaccgagctttagacacaaaagtataaaagcatggaagtacacatctcaagaggggcgatcagggcgacacatgtgctcgggtgatacatgtgctcggccatgcgggtgcaagcagcacatgggctcaggcagcatatgcgctgtggagagcctccacaggactgtgcttcgtaaacaacacctgttcttgttaattgcaccgtgaataactcctaataagaaaaataggatgtcctgtcacgcccacaaggtgtaactagcctatcagctgcagataTTTGGGCGTAAataagcagcgagaggtatataaggagggaagctgcctagctagtgggttcccccctggttcctcttcctttgtcctcttttccgtttgcatgagtaggtctcttaataaatcgctgtaagaagaatctctgggtttCATGTTATTTTACAATGCGCCAAATTAATTTATTGCTTTAAAGGGCTATCAAAACCTTCTTAGGTTAattaaacttttctctttttcagttaTTATAAACCTATTTCTTTACACTTTATTTTACCCTTGGTGGAAAGTGAGATTAAACTTGTAAGTGGTCAAGTCTTACACTATCTACGACCAACCgtaaatttaattatatacaaatgtaaactttaaaataataatttgaaaaatgttaaatTGATCTGGTGCTGTTGGAAATTTCCCAGTAAGTATGATACAAAGTGACATTAACTTCATGAGCATACTGCatgaaagtgatattttaaattggTGAGTGAAATGGTGCCTCACTTTAAATAGCATGATAACCTTTATGGTTTTAATTTCTTGAGGAAATCTTTAGCATTTAATAAGATTCTCTATGTAATGATTTTTATTCCCTAATTAATGGTTTATACAAGATTCATATTTCATAGTTGCCTCAAAGCAAACATTGTTAACTGATTCTTGAAAGCCTTGGGAAAATGCTgccatatttttcttatttctcctaCCTGCTTTATATTCTCTCCCTTTATAGaagattttttcatgttcctgtgAAGATTTTATTCCAAATGtcctttcattttagttttaatcaGTTATATTCACAGCTTCTGGACTTTATGTAGCTCCTGAAAGTGTCTGAGTCACATTCACTTGCATATCAGACTTGGATTAGGATCTAGAATTTACGTTTTGGAAGAAACCTTGTAAATATGAGAACAACACCATAAATGGTATAATTTCTCCAATAATGATGATCTGTTTCGATGACTCCATTTTTCTACGAGTTTTGTTGTTTCACCTTCTAGTCACGGTGGAAGACAGTGTTTAATGTCACTTGTTATTCTAAACACATACTCCACCTTTACCCAGACAAAAACAATTAGGATCATAAGAAAAAAGcacataatttttctcatttgtggaatatgaatatATACAGTAAGGGAATTAAAAACTGGTCAATAATATCGAAACCCGAGAGTCAGCCTTATAGACATGAGTTTGCAATGGGTGGGTCCCTGTGCATGGGCCTAGGCAACTTAGAAAACAGTGCTCAAGAGATgttgacactctggtggtggttgTGGAATAATTGCATGCCTGAATCTTTACTGTACCCAGTGATAATCATATAAAACTGAGGAAAAATGAATGATTCTAAGAATCGGGATCAGAGAGCAGTACTGAAGACAAGGAATAAAACCCACGCTGGCATCAAAATTCTCATAAACacactttttcaaataaaattaaaaaatttagaatttttttagggATCTTTTGAACCAAAATATTgattatagtttaaatttttattataataattattctaTAGAATActtaaaatgattaatatgatGCATATTATTGAATATActcatatgtgcacatataaatatttatatatactacataatcaatatttatgtaaataaaaaatagcttAGTATTTACAGAGTCAATAAAGTAGAAAATGAGGTCTTctagaaacaaatattaaaagagaTGGGGGTAGACCAATGTAAGCTGTAGTGATAAGCGAGTACAATTGAAGTGTGTCCAACTCCTTACATGAATTCATGAGACTGTGGCTGCTTTACCTTGCTCAAGTAAGGCATAAGTTTCAGTTTCAATGTGACAATACATGTTGTATTCCTAGGTGTTTTGAATACGAAACATAATTTGATGCAgttatgcactgcactgtagccctgttgttccattgttcatcgatttgcttgagtgggcaccagtaacatgtccattgtgagaattgttattactgtttttggcatactgactatgccacaggttgcttgccaggctctgccgtgggggtggtttactctcggtagcttgccagactctcagagagggacggagaattgaacctgggtcgaccaagtgtaacgcaaacgccctacccactgtgttatcgctccagtccaattataaataaaattatttctaaactttgctatattctttttattatgtaaatgaaaccatatttattttgtatctttcaTTCTTTGTGTACTCATTTCTTACATCGAGTATTTTTAATGGAGTCTATAGTCAATATATTCCATAGCATAAGCCTTAGAGATATCTGTGGGGACTTGACTCCACAGAAagtgaaacaaaagcaaaggtaaataaacaaaactacaTCAAACAAAAAAGCTCCTATACAGTCTAAGAAACTCACCAAATTGAAAGACATCCtactaaataaaagaaacaagttGTGCATCACATGTCTATCGACAGGTTAATACACAGAAAATAGGAAGAACACAAATAAATAAGTCAACAATGAATTTAGAAGCCCAATTTTAAAATGGACAGATAATTTGAATATGTGTCTCTTCAGACAAGATGGCCAATGAGCACAAGGAAAATTTCTCAGTGTCACTTATTTGGTATATACAAATTAAAACTATAGTTAGTTCTTAACTTATACCTGTGATAATAACCAATatccaaaagattaataaaaagagttctttatatactgttggtatacatacatatttatgtatccTCTATGAAAATATGTGTTAAGATTCTTCAAAGTGTTAAAAATATTGCTAACAGTATGATTCACACTGTTCCATATCCAGGTATTTATCTAAAGAATGTCAAGGTAATAATGTGCATTGACTGCAACATTGATTTTAGAAGTTGTCAAGACAttgaaacaacctaagtgtctaTCAACAGATTGCTGGATAAAGTAAACAGTGGTATTTAAACGGAATGGAATGTTTTATCTGTCTATAAAATGTCAAATATTGCCATTTGTAATAACATTGATGTAATTTGTGTTGATGATATTtagttaaataagtcagaaaggaaaagataaagctGATTATTACACTCAGAGGTAGGAAAACAAATTGGtagacaaataaaacagaaaaaatcctGCAGCTTGAATAAGCAGCTACCTAAAGGGAAAGTGCAGAATATGTAGGAGAACAAGGTAGAGGGGCTAAATTTGATAAGGTGAACGTTACTAAC from Sorex araneus isolate mSorAra2 chromosome 4, mSorAra2.pri, whole genome shotgun sequence includes these protein-coding regions:
- the LOC129404316 gene encoding trace amine-associated receptor 7a-like; translation: MSGDSPSPAAVELCYENLNGSCIKTSYSPGPRLLLYAVFGFGVVLTIFGNLMVMISIFHFKQLHSPANFLVASLACTDFLVGVTVMPFSTVRSVESCWYFGERYCKFHSCFEGSFCYASLYHLCFISVDRYIAVTDPLAYPTRFTTSMSSLCIGFSWLFSITYSFSLFGSGGNSAGLEELVSALTCVGGCQVAVNQNWVLVDFLVFIVPTLVMIIIYSRIFLIAKEQARKIESMSSKTETASESYKERVAKRERKAAKTLGIAVMAFLITWLPYFIDSVIDAFLGFITPTYIYEILIWFCYYNSAMNPLIYAFFYPWFRKAIKLIITGGVFKENSSTIHLLPE